From Argopecten irradians isolate NY chromosome 2, Ai_NY, whole genome shotgun sequence, the proteins below share one genomic window:
- the LOC138314214 gene encoding transmembrane protein 98-like — METMDTVVAVAIGVLTTIFLASLVGLFVVCKYRCKKSTDLISSQHKDTRPDIQLIQDSPQGQITDVELDDVRINNPRLEAILQDENWVDDATGLMPHCISILKTCHQLTERLVAMTMGNSQMIQTQELLTDIIAVAKRINPRVDEVVSSMYPPLDPRLLEARCTALVLSVSHLVLVTKHACRMNGGVDWIDQSLANVEEHLRFLREASLCSEWTSRLPSCDSEEETEQDTANQITPSNQSSMV, encoded by the exons ATGGAAACCATGGATACGGTGGTCGCTGTAGCGATTGGTGTTTTGACAACAATCTTTCTGGCATCTCTTGTGGGACTTTTTGTTGTGTGTAAATACAGGTGTAAAAAAAGTACAGATCTCATCTCATCACAACACAAGGACACAAG ACCAGATATCCAGTTAATACAAGATAGTCCCCAGGGGCAGATAACTGATGTAGAACTAGACGACGTCAGGATAAACAATCCTAGACTGGAAGCCATCCTTCAGGATGAAAACTGGGTAGATGACGCAAC GGGTTTGATGCCACACTGCATCTCAATACTGAAGACCTGTCATCAACTGACAGAGAGGCTGGTTGCCATGACAATGGGGAACTCACAGATGATTCAGACGCAGGAACTGCTAACTGACATCATAGCTGTGGCCAAAAGAATAAATCCACGAGTGGATGAGGTTGTCAGTTCTATGTATCCCCCTCTGGACCCTCGTTTACTTGAGGCAAG ATGTACAGCCCTAGTGCTATCAGTCAGCCATCTCGTCCTAGTCACCAAACATGCTTGCCGTATGAACGGAGGCGTGGACTGGATCGACCAGTCATTAGCTAATGTAGAAGAACATTTAAGG TTCTTAAGAGAGGCAAGCCTTTGTTCGGAGTGGACTAGTCGACTTCCATCCTGTGATTCGGAGGAGGAGACAGAACAAGACACAGCCAATCAAATCACCCCTTCCAACCAGTCATCAATGGTTTAG